A section of the Streptomyces sp. NBC_01591 genome encodes:
- a CDS encoding FecCD family ABC transporter permease translates to MLGLGLLGLCYGASWSSPGKVFAALTGTDHSVVIRDWRLPRVLAGLVFGAALGVAGAIFQNLTRNPMGSPDVIGLDAGAYTGALVALTVLSGTSAQLAVGSVVGGLAVAAAIYLLSFERGFSGLRLVVIGIAFNAMVTAINSWIVLRAELEVAIAAVGWSAGSLNGVGWADLGIPFTVIAVLLILMASRAHAMHQASLGDAIAVTTGVGLDRLRLLMVLVGVGCTATVTAVAGPIAFIALAAPQIGRRLAGAAGVPLLPAALTGAVLLLGADLIAQMLLAPVALPVGVVSTAIGGCYLIWLLTKEVRRA, encoded by the coding sequence ATGCTGGGCCTGGGCCTGCTCGGGCTGTGTTACGGGGCGTCATGGTCCAGCCCCGGCAAGGTGTTCGCCGCGCTGACCGGTACGGACCACTCCGTGGTGATCCGGGACTGGCGGCTGCCGCGCGTGTTGGCCGGCCTGGTCTTCGGCGCCGCGCTCGGTGTGGCGGGGGCGATTTTCCAGAACCTCACCCGCAACCCGATGGGCAGCCCGGACGTCATCGGCCTCGACGCAGGCGCCTACACCGGTGCCCTGGTCGCCCTCACCGTGCTGTCGGGCACGTCCGCCCAACTGGCCGTCGGCTCGGTGGTCGGCGGGCTGGCCGTCGCGGCCGCGATCTACCTGCTGTCGTTCGAACGGGGCTTCTCCGGGCTGCGGTTGGTGGTGATCGGCATCGCGTTCAACGCGATGGTGACCGCGATCAACTCCTGGATCGTGCTGCGCGCCGAGCTGGAGGTGGCGATCGCCGCCGTCGGCTGGAGCGCGGGCTCGCTCAACGGCGTGGGCTGGGCCGACCTGGGAATTCCGTTCACCGTGATCGCCGTGCTGCTGATCCTGATGGCCTCGCGGGCCCACGCCATGCACCAGGCATCGCTCGGCGACGCGATCGCGGTGACCACCGGGGTCGGACTCGACCGGCTGCGGCTGCTCATGGTGCTGGTCGGCGTCGGCTGTACGGCCACGGTGACCGCGGTGGCCGGCCCGATCGCGTTCATCGCCCTGGCCGCCCCGCAGATCGGCCGCAGACTCGCGGGCGCCGCCGGAGTGCCGCTGCTCCCGGCCGCGCTGACCGGGGCCGTACTGCTCCTGGGTGCCGACCTGATCGCCCAGATGCTGCTGGCGCCCGTCGCGCTGCCCGTCGGCGTGGTGAGTACCGCGATCGGCGGCTGCTATCTGATCTGGCTGCTGACCAAGGAGGTGAGGCGCGCGTGA
- a CDS encoding FecCD family ABC transporter permease — MTVAGRASRAAGTGRAGPQIGLLVGGLLLLTVIAVLSMGVGARHVPPAEVVRALLNYQGTDDHVIVRDVRVPRALLAIAVGAALAVAGALIQTLARNPLAEPGILGVTAGAGFAVTIGSALGLATGQAGELGFAIAGSVLAALLVAAVGQRSPLRLVLTGVALTAVLGGVALGMRLMLPDVFDAYRFWSVGSLAGREQAPLALPLTAIAVALLGALLLSRALNALTLGENVAHTLGAGVGRIRATALVLITVLSGAATAVAGPILFVGLIVPHLVRKPAGGSVPWLILYTMVLGPILLLVADIGSRVLLPTGEVPVAIVTAFLGGPMLIWAVRRYGAGSL; from the coding sequence GTGACCGTCGCGGGCCGCGCGTCCCGGGCGGCGGGAACAGGGCGGGCCGGACCACAGATCGGCCTGCTCGTCGGCGGACTGCTGCTGCTGACAGTGATCGCCGTGCTCAGCATGGGCGTCGGGGCCCGCCACGTTCCGCCCGCCGAGGTCGTGCGGGCATTGCTCAACTACCAGGGCACCGACGACCACGTGATCGTGCGTGACGTCCGGGTGCCGCGCGCGCTGCTGGCCATCGCGGTGGGCGCCGCGCTCGCGGTGGCCGGCGCGCTGATCCAGACACTGGCCCGCAACCCGCTGGCCGAGCCCGGCATCCTCGGGGTCACCGCAGGCGCAGGGTTCGCCGTCACCATCGGTTCGGCGCTCGGCCTGGCCACTGGGCAGGCGGGCGAACTGGGCTTCGCGATCGCCGGATCCGTACTCGCGGCGCTGCTGGTCGCCGCGGTCGGGCAGCGCTCACCGCTGCGCCTGGTACTCACCGGCGTGGCCCTGACCGCGGTGCTGGGCGGCGTCGCGCTGGGCATGCGGCTGATGCTCCCGGACGTCTTCGACGCCTACCGGTTCTGGTCGGTCGGGTCGCTGGCGGGCCGTGAACAGGCGCCGCTGGCCTTGCCGTTGACCGCGATCGCCGTGGCCCTGCTCGGCGCGCTGCTGCTGAGCCGGGCACTCAACGCCCTGACGCTGGGGGAGAACGTGGCACACACGCTCGGTGCGGGCGTGGGCCGGATACGGGCCACCGCCCTGGTGCTGATCACCGTGCTCAGCGGGGCGGCGACGGCGGTGGCCGGGCCGATCCTGTTCGTCGGACTGATCGTGCCGCACCTGGTCCGCAAGCCGGCGGGGGGCTCGGTGCCCTGGCTGATTCTCTACACGATGGTGCTGGGTCCGATCCTGCTGCTGGTCGCCGACATCGGATCGCGGGTCCTGCTGCCCACCGGTGAGGTGCCGGTGGCCATCGTGACCGCGTTCCTGGGCGGCCCCATGCTGATCTGGGCCGTTCGCCGCTACGGGGCGGGATCACTGTGA
- a CDS encoding ABC transporter substrate-binding protein translates to MSIRRSFGLVGAVSLTLVLAGCGSSSDGGSDASDKGGTRVFAADNGKITIPAEPKRVVATGYAVPALIEADTPLVGISSWKRGEPMMSKEDLAEYKKLPKVAGELATETNYEAIAEAEPDLIVIGVPAPVLGDIDVKRLEGIAPVVAIGPTVPSAWRELSRKQSDAAGSLKQFDAAKDTYEAKAAELAKKYKDVLPQLKLGHVGSYGDAAKGTFQREFNGSWGTNIAEDMGAEYYGKVKKPGPGSQAVSEYPSIEELPAAFREADVMTYSVNADGSVPKSVQYVLDSKLWKNLPAVKAGKAFPFRYTEAATYGEAIVTLDAIDKSLAPLLNR, encoded by the coding sequence ATGTCCATACGCAGATCGTTCGGCCTGGTCGGCGCCGTGTCGCTGACCCTCGTCCTGGCCGGGTGCGGGTCGTCGTCGGATGGCGGGTCGGACGCCTCGGACAAGGGCGGGACCCGGGTGTTCGCCGCGGACAACGGCAAGATCACCATCCCGGCCGAACCGAAGCGTGTGGTGGCCACCGGCTATGCCGTGCCCGCCCTCATCGAGGCCGATACGCCGCTGGTCGGGATCTCGTCGTGGAAGCGCGGCGAGCCGATGATGTCCAAGGAGGACCTGGCCGAGTACAAGAAGCTCCCCAAGGTGGCGGGCGAGCTGGCGACCGAGACCAACTACGAGGCCATCGCCGAGGCCGAACCCGATCTGATCGTCATCGGTGTCCCCGCCCCTGTACTCGGCGACATCGACGTCAAGCGGCTGGAGGGCATCGCCCCGGTCGTGGCGATCGGTCCGACCGTGCCGTCCGCGTGGCGCGAACTGTCCCGCAAGCAGTCCGACGCCGCGGGCTCGCTCAAGCAGTTCGACGCCGCGAAGGACACATACGAGGCCAAGGCCGCGGAGCTGGCCAAGAAGTACAAGGACGTGCTGCCCCAGCTCAAGCTGGGCCACGTCGGTTCGTACGGTGACGCCGCCAAGGGCACCTTCCAGCGTGAGTTCAACGGTTCGTGGGGCACCAACATCGCCGAGGACATGGGCGCGGAGTACTACGGCAAGGTCAAGAAGCCCGGCCCCGGTTCGCAAGCGGTCAGCGAGTACCCGTCCATCGAGGAGCTCCCGGCGGCCTTCCGTGAGGCCGACGTCATGACCTACTCGGTCAACGCCGACGGCAGCGTCCCCAAGTCCGTCCAGTACGTCCTGGACTCGAAGCTCTGGAAGAACCTGCCCGCAGTCAAGGCGGGGAAGGCCTTCCCGTTCCGCTACACCGAGGCCGCGACCTACGGTGAGGCCATCGTGACCCTGGACGCGATCGACAAGTCGCTCGCTCCGCTGCTGAACCGGTGA
- a CDS encoding siderophore-interacting protein, with amino-acid sequence MSRVDHRHRHLDRIAEVRAGLQAEKVGYPIGIRATEVVRTAMVGAGLLRVTLGGAGAEGFEAHSPDEHVKLLFPDPDGSLRLPEPNGLMLNWPRPASISREYTVRRYDPVAGEIDIDIALHDGGLASEWACEARPGDIMHIAGPPGGMIVPHTYDRYLLAGDITALPAIARWLEELPRSAKGWAFVEVVDAAQEIELSAPEGVEVRWLHRGDLPAGTGDALARAATAVTVPEGERVYVWAAGEAGQIKPLRRWVRDELRLGKADSDITGYWKRGVADFDEDDH; translated from the coding sequence ATGAGCCGGGTCGACCACCGGCACCGGCACCTGGACCGGATCGCGGAGGTCCGGGCGGGCCTCCAGGCCGAGAAGGTGGGCTACCCGATCGGCATCCGGGCGACCGAGGTCGTACGCACCGCCATGGTCGGCGCCGGCCTGCTGCGGGTGACCCTGGGCGGGGCGGGCGCCGAGGGGTTCGAGGCCCACTCGCCGGACGAGCACGTGAAACTGCTCTTCCCGGATCCGGACGGCTCGCTGCGGCTGCCCGAGCCGAACGGGCTGATGCTGAACTGGCCGCGACCGGCGTCCATCTCGCGGGAGTACACCGTGCGCCGTTACGACCCGGTCGCGGGCGAGATCGACATCGACATCGCCCTGCACGACGGTGGCCTCGCGTCGGAGTGGGCGTGTGAGGCCCGGCCCGGCGACATCATGCACATCGCGGGGCCGCCCGGCGGGATGATCGTCCCGCACACCTACGACCGCTATCTGCTCGCGGGTGACATCACGGCCCTGCCCGCGATCGCGCGCTGGCTGGAGGAACTGCCCAGGAGCGCGAAGGGCTGGGCGTTCGTCGAAGTCGTCGACGCCGCGCAGGAGATCGAGCTGTCAGCGCCCGAGGGGGTCGAGGTGCGCTGGCTGCACCGCGGCGATCTGCCGGCGGGAACCGGCGACGCACTGGCGCGGGCCGCGACCGCGGTGACCGTGCCCGAGGGGGAGCGGGTCTACGTGTGGGCCGCGGGGGAGGCGGGGCAGATCAAGCCGCTGCGCCGCTGGGTCCGTGACGAGTTGCGGCTGGGGAAGGCCGACAGCGACATCACCGGCTACTGGAAGCGCGGCGTCGCCGACTTCGACGAGGACGACCACTGA
- a CDS encoding phosphopantetheine-binding protein — protein MQQTLSPDRVRADVAELLGCDPAEIAPEENLVDLGLDSVRIMVLVDRWRTAGAATLDFADLAEQPELGHWTALLTGGAA, from the coding sequence ATGCAACAGACCTTGTCGCCCGATCGTGTCCGTGCCGACGTCGCGGAGCTGCTCGGCTGCGACCCCGCCGAGATCGCGCCCGAGGAGAATCTGGTCGACCTCGGCCTGGACTCGGTACGGATCATGGTCCTGGTGGACCGCTGGCGCACCGCGGGGGCGGCCACGCTGGACTTCGCCGACCTGGCCGAGCAGCCCGAACTGGGGCACTGGACCGCGCTGCTGACGGGTGGTGCCGCATGA
- a CDS encoding 2,3-dihydro-2,3-dihydroxybenzoate dehydrogenase has protein sequence MPEHIPDRSGEFDGRTVLVTGAAQGIGAAVAELLATLGARVAATDRAQDGIDALAAQWNRRRAKKPEGERSTGRLEPYVMDVTDRPSVERTVARAERELGPVDVLVNVAGILRTGPATELSAEDWSDTFAVNTGGVLHVSQTVAPRMAERGNGCIITVGSNAAGIPRTGMAAYAASKAAAVMFTKCLGLELARSGVRCNVVAPGSTDTAMQRALWTDSGAEQRVIDGDPATYRTGIPLGRIAAPEDIADAVAFLASDRARHITMQELCVDGGATLR, from the coding sequence ATGCCTGAGCACATACCGGACAGAAGCGGCGAGTTCGACGGCCGCACTGTCCTGGTGACCGGTGCCGCACAAGGCATCGGGGCGGCTGTCGCCGAGCTGCTCGCCACCCTCGGCGCCCGGGTCGCCGCCACCGACCGCGCACAGGACGGCATCGACGCCCTGGCCGCTCAGTGGAATCGGCGACGGGCGAAGAAACCGGAGGGCGAGCGCTCGACGGGTCGCCTGGAGCCGTACGTCATGGACGTCACCGACCGGCCCTCGGTCGAGCGAACCGTGGCGCGCGCCGAGCGCGAACTCGGCCCCGTCGACGTCCTGGTGAACGTCGCGGGCATCCTGCGTACCGGCCCCGCCACCGAACTCTCCGCCGAGGACTGGTCGGACACCTTCGCGGTGAACACCGGCGGTGTCCTCCACGTCTCGCAGACCGTCGCACCGCGGATGGCCGAACGGGGCAACGGCTGCATCATCACCGTCGGTTCCAACGCCGCCGGGATACCTCGCACCGGCATGGCCGCCTACGCCGCGTCGAAGGCGGCGGCCGTCATGTTCACCAAATGCCTGGGCCTCGAACTCGCCCGCAGCGGCGTACGTTGCAACGTCGTCGCACCCGGGTCCACCGACACGGCGATGCAACGCGCCCTGTGGACCGATTCCGGCGCCGAGCAGCGTGTCATCGACGGGGACCCGGCGACCTACCGCACCGGCATACCACTGGGCCGGATCGCCGCCCCCGAGGACATCGCCGACGCCGTCGCGTTCCTCGCCTCGGACCGCGCCCGCCACATCACCATGCAGGAGCTGTGCGTCGACGGCGGCGCGACCCTGCGCTGA
- the dhbC gene encoding isochorismate synthase DhbC, with the protein MSTASQVATHVPPADPAHPAVGAATSLLDAYAPGDRFLATPGRTLLAHGAARPVPHDARPLEERVNATLAEAGAAGQESPVVIGAIPFDHEAPAALSVPTALRIAPPLASDPLIALPAGISGSADWRIRPVPEPEVFGAGVASAVERMWRGEFSKVVLARTLELTSRSPLDLPAMLQRLARRDPVGYTFALPTGAGRTLIGASPELLVSRQGQQVVANPLAGSTPRSTDLAEDVRRAATLLESAKDLHEHAVVVDAVHQALAPHCTELTVPARPTLIRTATMWHLSTTVTGTLADPDTSALALACALHPTPAVCGTPTTTARQVIAETEPFDRGFFTGVVGWGDARGDGEWVVTIRCAEAEERTLRLYAGAGIVAASVPEAETAETAAKFRTFLSAVGAEL; encoded by the coding sequence GTGTCGACGGCTTCCCAGGTCGCCACGCACGTACCCCCGGCCGATCCGGCCCACCCCGCCGTAGGCGCGGCCACCTCGCTCCTGGACGCCTACGCACCGGGCGACCGCTTCCTCGCCACCCCCGGCCGCACCCTGCTGGCACACGGTGCGGCACGCCCCGTACCGCACGACGCGAGGCCCTTGGAAGAGCGGGTGAACGCCACCCTGGCCGAGGCCGGCGCGGCCGGGCAGGAATCGCCTGTGGTCATCGGCGCCATCCCGTTCGACCACGAGGCACCGGCCGCCCTGAGCGTGCCGACAGCGTTGCGCATCGCGCCGCCGCTCGCCTCCGATCCACTGATCGCCCTGCCCGCCGGCATCTCCGGCTCGGCGGACTGGCGGATACGCCCGGTGCCCGAACCCGAGGTCTTCGGAGCGGGCGTCGCCTCGGCCGTGGAGCGCATGTGGCGCGGGGAGTTCAGCAAGGTGGTGCTCGCCCGCACCCTCGAACTCACCTCCCGCTCCCCTCTCGACCTGCCCGCGATGCTCCAGCGCCTGGCCCGCCGCGACCCCGTCGGCTATACCTTCGCGCTGCCGACCGGGGCCGGCCGCACCCTCATCGGCGCCAGTCCGGAACTGCTGGTCTCCCGGCAGGGGCAGCAGGTGGTGGCCAATCCGCTCGCCGGATCCACCCCGCGCAGCACCGACCTCGCCGAGGACGTTCGCCGTGCCGCCACGCTGCTGGAGTCCGCGAAGGACCTGCACGAGCACGCCGTCGTCGTGGACGCCGTCCACCAGGCCCTGGCCCCGCACTGCACGGAGCTGACCGTCCCCGCCCGGCCGACACTGATCCGCACCGCCACCATGTGGCACCTGTCCACCACGGTCACCGGTACACTCGCCGACCCCGACACCTCGGCCCTGGCTCTGGCCTGCGCCCTGCATCCGACCCCCGCCGTGTGCGGCACCCCCACCACGACGGCACGTCAGGTCATCGCGGAGACCGAGCCGTTCGACCGCGGCTTCTTCACCGGAGTGGTGGGCTGGGGCGACGCCCGGGGCGACGGCGAGTGGGTCGTCACGATCCGCTGCGCCGAGGCCGAGGAACGCACGCTGCGCCTCTACGCGGGCGCCGGCATCGTGGCAGCGTCCGTGCCCGAGGCCGAGACCGCCGAGACGGCGGCCAAGTTCCGCACCTTCCTCAGCGCTGTGGGGGCCGAGCTGTGA